A DNA window from Providencia huaxiensis contains the following coding sequences:
- a CDS encoding antirestriction protein ArdA → MHTDATASPCLKSGVISVFITNLGKYNEGELVGEWLELPVTLEEVQHCLARIGIDGTHYEEYFLTDYESSIDGVSSYISEYSVLDELNALATKLTELSCDEIYLYQAVIEMGGYVSSIDDLIHLIDNLDSFQRLDDVNNEYDLGYYWIEESGCYDVEQFGCLSHYFDYERYGRDIYLEQGGIFCGGGYVYHTGG, encoded by the coding sequence ATGCACACTGATGCTACGGCTTCCCCATGCCTAAAATCTGGGGTTATTTCTGTTTTTATCACTAATCTAGGGAAATATAACGAAGGCGAACTGGTTGGCGAGTGGCTTGAGCTTCCCGTCACCTTAGAAGAGGTACAACACTGTTTAGCGCGTATTGGCATTGATGGGACTCATTATGAAGAGTATTTCTTGACGGACTATGAATCCTCGATTGATGGTGTTTCTTCCTACATTTCAGAATATAGCGTTTTAGATGAGCTGAATGCTTTAGCCACTAAATTAACCGAATTATCTTGTGATGAGATTTATCTCTATCAGGCTGTTATTGAAATGGGCGGCTATGTGAGTTCCATTGACGACTTAATTCATTTAATCGATAACTTAGACTCCTTCCAACGATTAGATGATGTGAATAATGAATATGATTTAGGTTATTACTGGATTGAAGAAAGCGGCTGTTATGATGTAGAACAATTTGGGTGCTTATCACACTATTTTGATTATGAACGTTATGGGCGTGATATTTATCTTGAACAAGGGGGGATTTTTTGTGGTGGTGGCTATGTCTATCATACAGGAGGATAG